In Carassius auratus strain Wakin chromosome 49, ASM336829v1, whole genome shotgun sequence, one DNA window encodes the following:
- the LOC113065931 gene encoding XK-related protein 9-like, with protein sequence MPETTIMTTTRKRFSWFRWLCTVFGLLFYLADIGSDVLLSVQYFKDGHVTWAALTLVFVLAGSLCIQIFSYSWFKDDKENYGEDNKGLSTCHLIGIHVLQIGIFTRYGHLLKRSFKALRSDNTTDEEQFHLFGLATDLSMLRMFEMFLESVPQLVLQVYIILEHNHHSKLQYISMALSFLTIAWATVDYRRCFRRSLPNLKEMPSGIPTVVYLSYKIFTITPRILSLTLFIMLSSFNTVAVAFIWLVGTVWAFVEETDFCTSRVLEHLYRAIVGVILLFTFFNVKGENTKVHMSVYYIFNVGQNLAAPVLLYLFKPEYGGNDFFLPIIFFIFVSHSMGLGFLALYYSLLHPRQPCTEDQADGQNQEPRTTRSKHFLQI encoded by the exons ATGCCAGAAACCACAATTATGACAACTACCAGAAAGAGATTTAGCTGGTTTCGGTGGCTGTGCACTGTTTTTGGACTACTTTTTTATTTAGCAGACATTGGATCAGACGTATTGTTATCTGTGCAGTATTTCAAAGATGGACATGTGACCTGGGCTGCACTGACTCTTGTGTTTGTTCTGGCCGGATCTTTATGCATACAAATATTCAGCTATTCATGGTTCAAAGATGACAAGGAAAATTATGGTGAAGATAACAAGGGTCTGTCCACTTGCCATCTGATCGGAATACATGTACTGCAGATAGGCATTTTTACAAG GTATGGCCATCTCCTGAAGAGGAGTTTTAAAGCCCTGCGTTCGGACAATACTACAGATGAGGAGCAGTTCCATCTTTTCGGCCTTGCTACAGATCTCAGCATGCTCCGCATGTTTGAGATGTTCCTGGAGAGCGTTCCTCAACTCGTTCTGCAGGTGTATATCATACTGGAGCACAACCATCACTCTAAACTGCAAT ACATTAGCATGGCCCTGTCTTTTCTCACCATAGCCTGGGCCACGGTGGATTATCGTCGCTGTTTTCGGCGCTCTCTGCCTAATCTTAAAGAGATGCCTTCTGGAATCCCGACAGTCGTATACTTGTCCTACAAAATATTTACCATAACCCCTCGAATCCTCAGCCTCACACTCTTCATCATGCTCTCCAGCTTCAACACTGTAGCAGTGGCCTTCATATGGCTGGTGGGAACCGTCTGGGCTTTCGTGGAGGAGACCGACTTCTGCACTTCACGAGTCCTTGAACATCTTTATCGAGCCATTGTTGGAGTTATTCTCCTTTTTACCTTCTTTAACGTTAAAGGAGAGAACACCAAAGTTCACATGTCTGTGTATTACATTTTCAATGTGGGTCAAAACCTTGCTGCACcggttttgttgtatctgttcaAACCGGAATATGGAGGGAATGATTTCTTCCTACccatcatattttttatattcgtGTCTCATTCAATGGGACTGGGTTTTCTGGCACTCTATTACAGCCTCCTGCACCCCCGTCAACCTTGCACAGAGGATCAAGCAGATGGGCAAAACCAGGAGCCCAGAACAACACGTTCCAAGCATTTTTTGCAAATATAA